The Delphinus delphis chromosome 2, mDelDel1.2, whole genome shotgun sequence genome segment GCCAGAGTCCATGTTGGTCAAGTCATCATGTCCATCCGCACCAAGCTTCAGAACAAGGAACATGTGATTGAAGCCTTACGCAGGGCCAAGTTCAAGTTCCCTGGGCGCCAGAAGATTCATATCTCCAAGAAATGGGGCTTTACCAAGTTTAATGCTGATGAATTTGAAGACAAAGTGGCTAAGAAGTGCCTCATCCCGGATGGTTGTGGAGTCAAATACATCCCCAGCCGTGGCCCTCTGGATAAGTGGCGAGCTCTGCACTCGTGAGGTCTTTTGACAGCACTGGCAATTTTGACCATGCTGGTCTGACTTTTGCTCACCAATAAATTTTACTTAtggtaaaaaaagaattatttcttaattttttatagtttaaaaatatccaaTTTTTAGAATATAGACtaatagagaaataattttttgtgtTAACATTACCAGAAAGAGTTTTAATGACAAATGATAATTTCATTTCAAGTGAGAGTGAAACAATTTGTGTGCCATTTATAGAGAAAGCTGTTGCAATTCTAATCCACACTTTTAACTTAGAGAGTCTAGGAAAATATGTCAAAAGTTTTGTTTGTAGAGAAGTCGTAAGTTATATAGCTGTCATTGCCttgaataaaaaatagagaagaatctgagatttacagaaaaaattcttattttttatagaaaataaacaattgggatgAAAATAATGGTAGGCATTAGTCATATTTCAATTACAATCTCTTTGAAACTAAAAAGTCTATTCTTAAACTTGTTGCTTATGTTTCCCTTACACATTTCTGCACATTGTTTTTAGAATTACCTGTCACCTCCAATTATCAGCCTTAGGACAATTGGGGATCACTGCCAAAGGTTTCCCCAGACAAGCCTTACATTATCTTACACTCAAGAGACAACAATCCAATCTTTTCTTCATCACAGAAAGGTCATAGGTTGACAACCAAGTACATATTTCTTGATCTGAGTCCCAGTAGAaccaacagaaaagagaaaatgacaccaaatctgctgtctgtcctctaaAAGAATCCTAGAGAGAGTTTGCAGTTGTAGGTGTTTGCCCTACATTAGAGTTATGTTGATCATACAGGTGTTTTtatgcattgttttattttagaaattacatAAGCTAAAGTTTCTGGGTCTCTACTGCATTCTAAAATTCTGGTTATTTAGTTGTTTAGTTATTTGTTATTTAGTCTTCTAAATCTCAATCCTGCAAACAATGCCCTCAGTTTTCTTTAGCTACTCATTTTCAGAGTCAACATATTAAATAAGGAACAAAAGGAATACTAAATAAACAGTATTGAAacatatgcttttaaaattattttcatttacttaaaaaaatttctatgtCAATCTTAAAATTTTGCATCTGACTTGATACTTCTTTCAGGGCCTTACTATGCCTCCTACTTGTGTATTTTAAGCTAAATTGCTGTTTTAagcaataatatttattatatctaAACAAGAAGGATAACAGGTACTAAATAATATATGAATGTATAGAAAGGGCTTTTCAATTTCAGTAGCACTTTCTTTGACACGTTATACTTGATACTCTAAAACTCTTGAAGTTTTCTAGGAAATTAAGTCCTATGCAATTTGCAAATGAGGGTGTACTTGAGCCAGATCTTCTGACTCCTGTCCAATCCTGTTTACTTTTTACTGAAccgtttttcaaaaaaaaaccctcaacttcaaaaaaatcaaaatgccaaacaaaacacaacaaaacagttCCTTGGTCATGTCTTAATACAACTGTGATGcagctttgaaaatattttccgtCTTCGTTATTCATCCTTATCTTTGGTCTCAAACTTTTCAAACATCTTAACCTTCAAACTTGGAACTCTGTACTCACTCACTAAATACAGGGAGGCAGCCAAGCATAAGCCCATGAATGTCCTTGCCCTAAGAGATTGGTAACTATGATTGTTTATGCATATAGATAGGtggatgaaaaggaaatgaaagattaaaaattattacattaaaCAGCTAATAGGAAGCTGTCATCAAGGTTTATTATTTGAGTTTTCCCTACAGTTTTCTattataaactattatatataaattttatttcctttaatgttAATAGAAGAACACTCTCACTTGTTTTTCTTAACAAAAGTCCTGCTAACATGTCCTTGAAgccatgatttcattttttcagcattttccttttttctggtcATTCTAGTTGTTAAAAAATTGATAAGACAGTTGAactgaaatataattaaattatatgttGCAGAGCTcttcattatttctaaatttctattctaaatggaaaatttaatttgggaacatatgtattcAGAATTTCATGCACTACTGCAATGAAACAGAACTATCTgctcattcaaaataaaaatacatttacagttaACTAAATTCAAGCAAATATTGCCAGATAAATCTCTTTGATTTAGTTGATGGAGTTCTTCAGGTTTTATGGAAAATACTGACTGAATCAGTTAGAAAATGGACCATGTACCATATCAGCTTAGTTTTGAAAAGCACATTCCACCAATCATCATTGCATAATCCACCATTTCTTACCCCCCCCCAAATATGGAATTATTCTAAGCGCATTTAGTCTGGAATCcttaacttttataaaaatatacaccaggggcttccctggtggcgtagtggttgagagtcagcctgccgatgcaggggacacgagttcgtgccccggtccaggaagatcccacatgccgcagagcggctgggcccgtgagccatggccactgagcctgcgcgtccggagcctgtgctccgcaacgggagaggccacaacagtgagaggcccgcgtaccaaaaaaaaccaaaacaaacaaaaacaaaaacaaaaaaatggtatgTATCACTTCCCTGCTAAAAACTATTCACTAGTAATATCAAACTCTTATATAGTGATTaacatatgccaggcactgttctaagctccTTAAGTATCATAATTCAGTTCCTATAGCCCCCGCtagatttctccctttattttctttgagaCTCAGGCCAAGCATGTGTGCAGCTGTGCTGAAGGGCACAGACTTGTGTTTAGTCACCCTGTTGGAGTTTGATGCACTGACACACTTGGATTCCAGATTGTCCTTGTGGGGTTCAGTTTGTACTCATGGACTTCATTTGCCTGTGGGATCAAGGTTACCCATATTTCTCTTCACTTTGCATTTagatattttttcccccaattgcCTGTCTTTCTGATTTGTAAGGATTTCAGGCCCATTGCAAGGAGAGAGTCAATAGCGTCCAGTAGACTTCTTTACAGTCCCTGGTTGGTGACTTTTATCTAATCACCCACTATCCTCTTCAGAATTATTTTCCCAGCTCTTCTCATTATTCTGCAAATTTTAATTCCCAAAAGACATTTCTTATTCCATATTACTCTTAGTATACCCTAAGCAAACTCTAGCTGATATGGAAATGATCATTAAAATcgggaaaattttgaaaattagtttGGTGAAGctattgaaaaagtaaaatgttttggaatacatagacttttttttttttttttttttggtatgcgggcctctcactgttgtggcccctcccattgcggagcacaggctccggacgcgcaggctcagcggccatggctcacgggcccagccgctccgcagcatgtgggatcttcccggaccggggcacgaacccgtgtgccctgaatcggcaggcggactctcaaccactgcaccaccagggaagccctggaatacaTAGACTTTTGTTTGGATTCTGGCTCTGCTTTCTACTTTTCCTTTCACCTTGAGCAATTTATTGAAATTTTCGGAGGCTTAGttgtctaaaattaaaatgaagattattGTGACAGTTATGAGAATATGCATTTAACACAGTTTCTGGTACATAGTATACCCTAAATGAATGTtgcttattatcattatttattattaaatgattAGAAGTTTAAAGGAGTTCACTGTGTATTAGCTATGCTTATTAACATAATTACTCTGGCCATgaagtgaaatctaaaatatatctACTTCTAATTGCAGAATCTCAAAACcttttgatgttattttaaaaattcatatttaaagtatacattgtATCTATTTTTTCTGTGTAAGCTCAACAGTGATGAAGTATTTGAATACAAGTGTGAAAATGTTTGATAGCCATCATACTCAGTATTCCCTGGTAGGTTAATTCTGCTGTTCTACTGTAGACATATAAAATTTCTGTGAAATAACTATTGCAGCTTGTGCAATTTGGCCCTATTTTAACCTTTTACTTCTGGttaatatattttccaaagcatttagatataattttaattatgtaaataattatttgtatggaatattaaaaagtaattattttaaaacagtgtaaaagatttaaaaatttactatttCCAACTTATAAGTTACAGGAGCATATTGGTGTATATTATTATAGATTTAATGAACCATGAAAAGTTATGATTAAGTTACAGAAAGTTTTTTTATTTATCATCATGCATTTTAAGAggtatattaaaatgtaataatggACTGCACAAATTAAAGCCATAAAAATGCATAGACTCCAATCATAAGATCATAAAGAATGCTAGCCTAGacattgtgtttcattttggacttAACCTCACCAATGCAACCAACTCATACATAATTACAATAAGTTTTCATGCTAGATTCTGATTTggaaacctctctctctctgtctctgtgtgtgaggATATATATGCATAAACACACTTGTATATTTGAGATTGTCAGTAAGTCAGTACTCTAGCAAATTCAGTAGTTGCATATTCTATCCAATTTAATCACATGCCAATcaactaaaagaggaaaaaagaaagaatcacttCTTCTGGAACAAAAGCCTTTACAAAAtgcaaaatttacaaaaatgcaAATCATTTGCCTAAAAATTTGTAATGTTTAACAAATCAAGCATTATGTTTTGACACTTGAGAAGAGAATAAGAATTGCAATACAATAAATGTTACCATATaataagaaagaattaaaatttatttatagaagACCTGGTTAAGCTTACTCCTAACTGATTACAATAATGTCAATTATAATAATATCAATCAGACAAAGAGTATTTGCCTAGAGATAGTTAATATGGAAAGAGCAAAACCGCTAGAtaagcagaggaggaaaaaacacTGTCTTGCTCACAGTAATGGCTCAGCAGCTTTCTAGCACACTAGAACTAGCTGTAATCACACATTTTCGTTTGCTACTCTCTATCACCCTGATGGCCAATTTATCCACAGTAGCATATTTACAGGCCTGTTTAGGAAATTGAAATTCTTCACCAGAGCTGATGCTACATTGCCTCCGAGCACTATAGGATTTAATTGAACCAGCATGAAAGAACTGATGAATGGCTTTGCTTGCAGTGAAGAAAGTGACGCAGGTTCGAATTTCAATGGAAGATTCTAGCCAATACTTAGTGGCTGGGATACAAAATTGCCGACTACTGAAGTGTTatcttctgtctttctctctgagcTTACATGTACCTAATTTTCTTTGCcacatcctctttttttctttccatttatgtgTGCTGTGCCAACCACCCTCAGCTCAAATCTGTGTGGCAGGGTCAAATCAGATGTGATTGCAAACCTCAGTCTCTACTTTACTATGCCTCATTAAAATATCCCAAAGGAAGAACATTTTCAGATTTCTACCATTCATGGAGTTTTTGAGATGGAGCATTGTAAACCAGATGTAACCAAATTATGTGTacattatatatactttttctttgcaCTGCACAATCAGTACATAATACACTTGTGTCCTGTTGCATTTTTTAAGCCTATTTCTTTCACCTGTTTAAGTCCTTTATTCTCCTCTTTAGGTGGTTTtctgtattaaatatttactattccaTTGGACTTTTCCCTCTTTACCCATTCTTTTGGTAACAATCCCCTTTCCTATCTTGATATTGTTGCTTTTGCCTTGCTTCTCTGTGGTGATATGTGTTAAATAtctcataaaaaaacaaaattatacaaatatttcttgaaaatcaACAATTTCCCAAATATCTGTTTCTAGTCTTGAGGTTTCAAAGTTTGGTCATCTTCTTGTTCTTCCGttatacttttctctttctcttattgaGTGGAATTGTTTTcgttttatttctcttgttccCATGTAATAAAAGCTAACCAGgagttatgtttattttctttctgtttctttaatattctaATACCACCTGTTGCTTTTAACCTTGCCTTCTCAGATTTTCCTGAATGTCAAAAAGTGGTTAATAGAAATGATATCCCTCACTTCATTTCGTGAGATACATAACTAATctatatttatttgtcttctctaCCATCTTACTACAAGTGGAAATAAtctgtcatttgtattttttttcctcttccactgGATATCATTTTTCCACTC includes the following:
- the RPL10L gene encoding ribosomal protein uL16-like isoform X2, translating into MGRRPARCYRYCKNKPYPKSRFCRGVPALEAARICANKYMVKSCGKDGFHIRVRLHPLHVIRINKVLSCAGADRLQTGMRGAFGKPQGTVARVHVGQVIMSIRTKLQNKEHVIEALRRAKFKFPGRQKIHISKKWGFTKFNADEFEDKVAKKCLIPDGCGVKYIPSRGPLDKWRALHS